DNA from Mesorhizobium sp. DCY119:
GGCCAGAAGGCTGCGATGTGCACCGCGAGAATCACGCTCGACGGCTCTACCCGCGTGATCGAGATGGCCAAGAAGGGCGAGACCATCCTCGAAGCCGCGCTCGGCGCCAACCTCGACGCGCCCTTTGCCTGCAAGGCCGGCGTCTGCTCCACCTGCCGCGCCATGGTGCTGGAGGGCGAGGTCGAGATGGAAGCCAACCACGCGCTGGAGGATTACGAGGTTCGGCGCGGCTACGTGCTGACCTGCCAGTGCTACCCGCTGTCCGACCATGTGGTGGTGACCTATGACCAGTGACGAGACCATGCCGATTGCGGACTATCTCGCTCTGGGCGGCAAGCTGACGACGCCAGAGAATGCACCGCCGCGATATCGTGGCGAGTTGCTTCGCTTGATGGCGACCTTCGTCGACAGCGAGCTGGCGGGTGCGGCCGGTTTTGCCGACATCATCAACGATGGGCCCGGCATCAAGGAGCGCATCGCCGCCTCGCGCATCGTGCTGGAGAAGCTCGACCACGCCGAGCGCGTGCTGGCTATCATGGGCGAGTTCGGCGCTGACATTTCACGTTACGCCAATCATCATCCCTGGACCGAGCGTGTGGCGCGCGACAGCGATCTCGGCGCGGCGCGGCATGGTTCCGACATGCGGCTCGCCGTGCTGCACTATCCGCTGCAGGGCTGGGTCGATGCAGTGGCGATGAACGCGCTGATGGGCCATGCGGTGGTCCTGCAGCTCGGCGAATTCGCCCGCGTCTCCTACCAGCCGCTCGGCGAAATTTTCTTCGCCATCCTCCCGCGCGAGCGCCGGCACATGGAACTCGGGGTCGAAGGCCTGCGCAAGATTCTCGTCGATACGGCCAACCGTGCCGAGGTGAGCGGGTCTATCGCCTACTGGCGGCCGCGTGTCGCCGCCTCTTTCGGCAGCGGCACGTCGGGGCATTTCGAAACCCAGAAGAAGTTTGGCCTGCGCCACACCAGCAATGCCGATCTCGCTTCGGAATGGGAGCGCCAGGTGGATGCGCTGCTCGCCGAAATCGGCCTCGCATAAAATGGAAACTGCTCCCTTTCTGCGCGCCACTGAGACGATCCAAGCCGATTGAGGAACCAACCGATGAACGCTCCTTTGACCAAAATCCGCCAGCTCGAATCCTACGTTGCCGGCGAATGGGTGCGCGGCGCCGGCAAGGCCGTCCCGCTGCTCGATGCGTCCACGGGTGAAGCCGTCGCCCAGATCGACGCCAGTGGCCTCGACATGAAAGCCGCTCTGCGCTTTGGCCGGGAAAACGGTTCGCCGGTATTGCGAAAGATGAGCTTTCACGAACGGGCGCTGATGCTGAAGGCGCTCGGGCAGGCGCTGATGGAGGCTAAGGAGGAATTCTATGCGCTCTCCACGGCTACCGGCGCGACGCGGACCGACAGCTGGATCGACATCGAGGGTGGCATCGGCACGCTGCTTTCCTATGCCTCAAAGGGGCGGCGCGAATTGCCCAACACACGCGTTCTGGTCGACGGGGACGCGGAATCGCTTTCGCGCGACAACAGCTTCTACGGACAGCATATTTTGACGCCGCTGGAAGGTGTCGCGGTCCATATCAACGCCTTCAATTTCCCCTGCTGGGGCATGCTCGAAAAACTTGCGCCGACGCTGCTGGCCGGCATGCCGGCAATCGTCAAGCCGGCCAGCCAGACTGCTTATCTGACCGAGCTGATGGTGCGTCGCATCATCG
Protein-coding regions in this window:
- a CDS encoding Phenylacetic acid catabolic protein; translated protein: MTSDETMPIADYLALGGKLTTPENAPPRYRGELLRLMATFVDSELAGAAGFADIINDGPGIKERIAASRIVLEKLDHAERVLAIMGEFGADISRYANHHPWTERVARDSDLGAARHGSDMRLAVLHYPLQGWVDAVAMNALMGHAVVLQLGEFARVSYQPLGEIFFAILPRERRHMELGVEGLRKILVDTANRAEVSGSIAYWRPRVAASFGSGTSGHFETQKKFGLRHTSNADLASEWERQVDALLAEIGLA